One window of the Zea mays cultivar B73 chromosome 3, Zm-B73-REFERENCE-NAM-5.0, whole genome shotgun sequence genome contains the following:
- the LOC100381964 gene encoding probable auxin efflux carrier component 8 isoform X1: MCEKKFAQSLASVCVYIRQLQCFQKPCRLTDWAGHLEYSSVQVPPIPTMISWPTIYHVLEETVPLYVAMIVAYLSIQWWKLFTPEQCSGINKFVAKFSIPLLSFQILSTNNPYSMNLKLIFSDVLQKSLSLLGFAVASRVCCEEKFDWLITGFSLSTLPNTLIVGIPLLKGMYGDEAVKLLSQIVALQSLIWYTLLLFLFEFRAARGMAITTSSEAIDEAESGTPGPMQQGHEEGQAKGVSARCYGAFHFLLVVSRKLVTNPNMYASLAGLIWALISFRWRIQLPSIVNNSIRILSDGGLGMAMFSLGVFTALQTKIVACGTKRMLLSLGIRFFLGPGLMVISSYLIGMRGTLLKVAIIQAALPQGIVPFVFAKEYNVHADILSTAIILGMMVAVPVALGYYFVMDHPRL; the protein is encoded by the exons ATGTGTGAAAAAAAGTTCGCGCAATCTCTGGCTTCTGTCTGTGTCTATATAAGACAGCTACAGTGCTTTCAGAAACCTTGCAGACTCACAGATTGGGCAGGACATTTGGAGTATTCTTCAGTTCAGGTCCCTCCAATTCCCACCATGATCTCTTGGCCAACCATCTACCATGTTCTTGAAGAAACGGTTCCCCTGTATGTAGCTATGATAGTGGCCTACCTATCCATACAATGGTGGAAGCTGTTCACGCCAGAGCAGTGCTCCGGTATCAACAAGTTCGTGGCGAAGTTTTCCATCCCTTTGCTCTCTTTCCAGATCCTCTCTACAAACAATCCTTACAGCATGAACCTGAAGCTCATATTCTCAGATGTCCTACAGAAATCGCTCTCCTTGCTGGGGTTTGCAGTTGCCTCTAGGGTGTGCTGCGAGGAGAAGTTTGATTGGCTGATTACAGGTTTTTCTCTATCAACGCTGCCAAATACCTTGATTGTTGGAATCCCATTGCTCAAAGGAATGTATGGCGATGAAGCTGTGAAGCTGCTAAGCCAGATAGTTGCCTTGCAAAGCCTGATTTGGTACACACTTCTGTTGTTTCTGTTTGAGTTTCGGGCTGCTAGAGGAATGGCTATCACAACATCATCTGAAGCTATAG ATGAAGCAGAATCAGGTACTCCAGGACCTATGCAGCAAGGACACGAAGAGGGGCAAGCGAAAGGAGTCTCGGCAAGATGTTATGGTGCCTTCCACTTCTTACTGGTGGTCAGTAGGAAGCTGGTGACAAATCCCAACATGTATGCAAGCCTAGCCGGCCTGATCTGGGCTCTGATCAGCTTCAG GTGGCGAATACAGTTACCATCGATCGTCAACAACTCCATAAGAATACTTTCAGATGGAGGGCTAGGGATGGCGATGTTCAGCTTAG GTGTCTTCACTGCCCTGCAAACGAAAATCGTGGCATGTGGAACCAAAAGGATGCTGCTATCACTAGGCATCAGGTTCTTCCTCGGGCCAGGCCTGATGGTGATCTCTTCCTATCTAATCGGTATGCGTGGAACTTTGCTGAAGGTGGCCATAATACAG GCAGCTCTACCTCAAGGAATAGTGCCGTTTGTGTTTGCCAAAGAGTATAACGTGCATGCGGATATTCTGAGCACTGC GATAATTCTGGGAATGATGGTTGCGGTTCCGGTGGCCCTGGGTTATTACTTCGTCATGGATCATCCCAGACTCTAA
- the LOC100381964 gene encoding Probable auxin efflux carrier component 8 — protein MISWPTIYHVLEETVPLYVAMIVAYLSIQWWKLFTPEQCSGINKFVAKFSIPLLSFQILSTNNPYSMNLKLIFSDVLQKSLSLLGFAVASRVCCEEKFDWLITGFSLSTLPNTLIVGIPLLKGMYGDEAVKLLSQIVALQSLIWYTLLLFLFEFRAARGMAITTSSEAIESGTPGPMQQGHEEGQAKGVSARCYGAFHFLLVVSRKLVTNPNMYASLAGLIWALISFRWRIQLPSIVNNSIRILSDGGLGMAMFSLGVFTALQTKIVACGTKRMLLSLGIRFFLGPGLMVISSYLIGMRGTLLKVAIIQAALPQGIVPFVFAKEYNVHADILSTAIILGMMVAVPVALGYYFVMDHPRL, from the exons ATGATCTCTTGGCCAACCATCTACCATGTTCTTGAAGAAACGGTTCCCCTGTATGTAGCTATGATAGTGGCCTACCTATCCATACAATGGTGGAAGCTGTTCACGCCAGAGCAGTGCTCCGGTATCAACAAGTTCGTGGCGAAGTTTTCCATCCCTTTGCTCTCTTTCCAGATCCTCTCTACAAACAATCCTTACAGCATGAACCTGAAGCTCATATTCTCAGATGTCCTACAGAAATCGCTCTCCTTGCTGGGGTTTGCAGTTGCCTCTAGGGTGTGCTGCGAGGAGAAGTTTGATTGGCTGATTACAGGTTTTTCTCTATCAACGCTGCCAAATACCTTGATTGTTGGAATCCCATTGCTCAAAGGAATGTATGGCGATGAAGCTGTGAAGCTGCTAAGCCAGATAGTTGCCTTGCAAAGCCTGATTTGGTACACACTTCTGTTGTTTCTGTTTGAGTTTCGGGCTGCTAGAGGAATGGCTATCACAACATCATCTGAAGCTATAG AATCAGGTACTCCAGGACCTATGCAGCAAGGACACGAAGAGGGGCAAGCGAAAGGAGTCTCGGCAAGATGTTATGGTGCCTTCCACTTCTTACTGGTGGTCAGTAGGAAGCTGGTGACAAATCCCAACATGTATGCAAGCCTAGCCGGCCTGATCTGGGCTCTGATCAGCTTCAG GTGGCGAATACAGTTACCATCGATCGTCAACAACTCCATAAGAATACTTTCAGATGGAGGGCTAGGGATGGCGATGTTCAGCTTAG GTGTCTTCACTGCCCTGCAAACGAAAATCGTGGCATGTGGAACCAAAAGGATGCTGCTATCACTAGGCATCAGGTTCTTCCTCGGGCCAGGCCTGATGGTGATCTCTTCCTATCTAATCGGTATGCGTGGAACTTTGCTGAAGGTGGCCATAATACAG GCAGCTCTACCTCAAGGAATAGTGCCGTTTGTGTTTGCCAAAGAGTATAACGTGCATGCGGATATTCTGAGCACTGC GATAATTCTGGGAATGATGGTTGCGGTTCCGGTGGCCCTGGGTTATTACTTCGTCATGGATCATCCCAGACTCTAA
- the LOC100381964 gene encoding probable auxin efflux carrier component 8 isoform X2, translating to MVEAVHARAVLRYQQKSLSLLGFAVASRVCCEEKFDWLITGFSLSTLPNTLIVGIPLLKGMYGDEAVKLLSQIVALQSLIWYTLLLFLFEFRAARGMAITTSSEAIDEAESGTPGPMQQGHEEGQAKGVSARCYGAFHFLLVVSRKLVTNPNMYASLAGLIWALISFRWRIQLPSIVNNSIRILSDGGLGMAMFSLGVFTALQTKIVACGTKRMLLSLGIRFFLGPGLMVISSYLIGMRGTLLKVAIIQAALPQGIVPFVFAKEYNVHADILSTAIILGMMVAVPVALGYYFVMDHPRL from the exons ATGGTGGAAGCTGTTCACGCCAGAGCAGTGCTCCGGTATCAACAA AAATCGCTCTCCTTGCTGGGGTTTGCAGTTGCCTCTAGGGTGTGCTGCGAGGAGAAGTTTGATTGGCTGATTACAGGTTTTTCTCTATCAACGCTGCCAAATACCTTGATTGTTGGAATCCCATTGCTCAAAGGAATGTATGGCGATGAAGCTGTGAAGCTGCTAAGCCAGATAGTTGCCTTGCAAAGCCTGATTTGGTACACACTTCTGTTGTTTCTGTTTGAGTTTCGGGCTGCTAGAGGAATGGCTATCACAACATCATCTGAAGCTATAG ATGAAGCAGAATCAGGTACTCCAGGACCTATGCAGCAAGGACACGAAGAGGGGCAAGCGAAAGGAGTCTCGGCAAGATGTTATGGTGCCTTCCACTTCTTACTGGTGGTCAGTAGGAAGCTGGTGACAAATCCCAACATGTATGCAAGCCTAGCCGGCCTGATCTGGGCTCTGATCAGCTTCAG GTGGCGAATACAGTTACCATCGATCGTCAACAACTCCATAAGAATACTTTCAGATGGAGGGCTAGGGATGGCGATGTTCAGCTTAG GTGTCTTCACTGCCCTGCAAACGAAAATCGTGGCATGTGGAACCAAAAGGATGCTGCTATCACTAGGCATCAGGTTCTTCCTCGGGCCAGGCCTGATGGTGATCTCTTCCTATCTAATCGGTATGCGTGGAACTTTGCTGAAGGTGGCCATAATACAG GCAGCTCTACCTCAAGGAATAGTGCCGTTTGTGTTTGCCAAAGAGTATAACGTGCATGCGGATATTCTGAGCACTGC GATAATTCTGGGAATGATGGTTGCGGTTCCGGTGGCCCTGGGTTATTACTTCGTCATGGATCATCCCAGACTCTAA